A stretch of the Bombyx mori chromosome 14, ASM3026992v2 genome encodes the following:
- the LOC110386593 gene encoding retrovirus-related Pol polyprotein from type-1 retrotransposable element R1: MGSARSGGFTSKSSTNTPKVFEGLLPLDLRIHEAAALYEAKRGVSQLATGDGEMERMTKFADIPHPAKHIDLQFICLEDREQVDTHSTQTVRIYTDGSKIDGKVGASLSFWSNEVETKCKKLKLSSYCTVFQAELLAICRSTREIIKHPKDSFGIYSDSRSSLEAVTNNRSLHPLVVEIRRNLEECKRRNKRVELFWIKAHAGLEGNERADQLAKEAALKLKTKPDYDLCPVSCVRRQIRLGSLEVWNKRYSDGETAATTKLFFPDAIKACSIVRHVKPNGILTQVMTGHGGFSAYLNRFKCKEDPSCICEPEKPETVEHIIIEYPVFGRESCNAQMIATLMKQNDEHTVERKRAKEKEKDKNIIW, from the exons ATGGGCTCAGCTAGGAGCGGTGGGTTCACGTCAAAATCTTCGACGAATACGCCGAAGGTCTTTGAAG GACTACTCCCCCTGGACCTCAGAATACATGAGGCAGCAGCCCTGTATGAGGCAAAGAGGGGAGTGAGCCAGCTGGCGACAGGAGACGGGGAGATGGAGCGCATGACCAAATTCGCAGATATTCCCCACCCAGCAAAACACATAGATCTGCAGTTCATATGCTTGGAGGACCGTGAACAGGTAGACACCCATAGTACGCAAACAGTACGCATATACACCGATGGCAGCAAAATTGATGGCAAGGTCGGGGCCTCATTGTCTTTCTGGAGCAATGAGGTCGAGACCAAGTGCAAGAAATTGAAGCTGTCGTCGTACTGTACGGTCTTCCAGGCGGAACTGTTAGCTATATGTAGGAGCACTAGGGAGATCATAAAGCACCCAAAAGACAGCTTCGGAATCTACAGTGACTCAAGGTCGTCACTAGAAGCCGTTACAAATAATCGCTCTCTCCATCCCTTAGTGGTCGAAATCCGTCGTAATCTAGAAGAGTGCAAGCGCAGGAATAAACGCGTTGAACTCTTCTGGATTAAAGCTCACGCGGGCCTAGAGGGGAATGAGAGAGCTGACCAGCTCGCAAAAGAGGCCGCTCTGAAGCTGAAGACCAAGCCAGATTATGACCTGTGCCCTGTCTCATGCGTCAGGCGACAGATCCGTTTGGGGTCGCTTGAGGTATGGAACAAAAGGTACAGTGATGGTGAAACCGCAGCAACTACCAAGCTTTTCTTCCCAGACGCCATAAAGGCCTGCAGCATAGTCCGGCACGTAAAGCCAAACGGTATTTTAACTCAGGTAATGACAGGGCATGGTGGGTTTTCCGCATATTTGAACCGCTTCAAATGTAAGGAGGACCCATCGTGTATCTGCGAGCCGGAAAAACCGGAAACTGTAGAGCACATAATAATAGAATATCCTGTCTTTGGTAGAGAAAG